A genomic stretch from Telmatocola sphagniphila includes:
- a CDS encoding efflux RND transporter permease subunit yields MTISDLCIKRPVFTWVLVTIPVVLGIVSYSKLGVDLFPKFDFPAVGIICNLPGSSAEEMESTVTKPVEEVLNAISGVKEMVSVTKEGLSQVTVLFVLEKDSNIAAQEVREKIASLTNGFPKGMDPPLIQKFEIDAAPIITLAVSGRRDVREVTEIAKHRVQEQLQTISGVGAVFLSGGKSRAINVIVNPDSLVSYGLSIEDVRQALLTQNVEVPGGIVQQGPRELILRTLGRVAKAEQFNDVIVTYRKGFPIRIRDIGRAEDTFEEQRGLARMDGQNAVALYIQKQSGTNTIAISDAVAERLEEIRKTLPPDIKIENIQDQSRFVRNSMSEVKKHLLLAGLLVSLTILLFIHDWRTTLIATLAIPTSIVPTFLFMYVMGFTLNNITMLGLILAIGIVIDDAVVVHENIFRFMEEKGMGAMEAAREGTREISLAVLATSLSLLVIFLPIAFMGGIVGRFFSSFGLTVAFAIVMSLFVSFTLTPMLCSRFLKLSHSNQSTAHSKSGWVWRLIEAVTGRSLAWSLRHRWIMVIISILVFFSTIPIASGMGFNLVPRDDTSEFQVSFVTPVGYSLDRVDQVVTEIENRLIQLPGVVHRFTSIGRNSDGGGKGQGDVTRGSIYFRMKELSERNYSQFDVQERARKILKEYPDLRCSVSDVSAFEGNGQDTRTFQVVLLGPELTKLEKYSEELVLKLRKIPGLSDVDTTMLNRKDEVQVAIDNDRASDLGIPVQTIANTLNVLIGGQIISRYKEGIEQYDVWLRADKDFRANPQTIGALTIPSPNAGPVQLSNLARTIEDRGPSQIDRYNRQRSVTILANPEGIPLNEAVTRARKILDEMEIPPEYKIDFKGQAETLGETGYYFIVAFVLSILFMYLILAAQFESWFQPLSILAPLPVTIPFGLISLVLFRSSMDLYAMFGLFMLIGIVKKNGILQIDKTNQLREAGVERDEALREANHTRLRPILMTTMMLMAAMVPIALGQGPGAGERASMAKVIIGGQLLSLFLALLVTPVVYSLVDGMWSWVRRKVGGANKISNW; encoded by the coding sequence ATGACGATATCCGATCTTTGCATCAAACGCCCGGTCTTTACCTGGGTGCTGGTCACTATCCCCGTGGTGTTGGGCATCGTCTCCTACTCCAAACTCGGGGTCGATCTCTTTCCGAAATTCGATTTTCCGGCAGTCGGCATCATCTGCAATCTGCCCGGCAGCAGTGCCGAGGAGATGGAAAGCACAGTCACCAAGCCGGTGGAGGAAGTTCTCAATGCCATCTCCGGAGTGAAGGAGATGGTCTCGGTCACCAAGGAAGGGCTGAGTCAGGTCACCGTACTTTTCGTATTGGAAAAGGATTCGAACATCGCCGCGCAGGAAGTGCGCGAAAAAATTGCCTCGTTGACCAACGGTTTCCCGAAGGGGATGGATCCGCCACTAATTCAGAAATTTGAAATTGATGCGGCCCCGATCATCACACTCGCGGTATCGGGCCGACGCGATGTCCGCGAAGTGACTGAAATTGCTAAACATCGAGTTCAGGAGCAACTGCAAACCATTTCGGGTGTGGGAGCCGTGTTTTTATCGGGGGGTAAGAGCCGGGCGATTAACGTGATCGTGAATCCCGATTCGCTGGTCTCTTATGGCCTGTCCATTGAGGATGTCCGACAGGCACTCCTGACTCAGAACGTCGAAGTCCCCGGAGGCATCGTGCAGCAGGGGCCGCGCGAACTGATTCTGCGCACTCTGGGGCGCGTGGCGAAGGCCGAGCAGTTCAATGATGTGATCGTCACTTACCGAAAAGGATTTCCGATCCGCATTCGCGACATTGGCCGGGCGGAAGATACCTTTGAGGAGCAACGCGGATTAGCTCGCATGGACGGCCAGAACGCCGTTGCTCTTTACATTCAGAAGCAATCGGGAACCAATACCATTGCCATTTCCGATGCGGTGGCCGAGCGGCTCGAGGAGATCCGCAAGACGTTGCCGCCCGATATAAAAATCGAAAACATACAGGATCAGTCGCGTTTCGTTCGCAATTCCATGTCGGAGGTGAAGAAGCACCTATTGCTGGCCGGTTTGCTGGTTTCGCTGACGATTTTGCTGTTCATCCACGACTGGCGAACCACTCTTATCGCGACTCTGGCCATTCCCACCTCAATCGTGCCGACTTTTCTTTTCATGTATGTGATGGGCTTCACGCTGAACAACATCACGATGCTGGGTTTGATTCTGGCCATCGGGATTGTGATTGATGATGCCGTGGTCGTCCACGAGAACATCTTCCGCTTCATGGAAGAAAAAGGGATGGGCGCCATGGAAGCGGCCCGCGAAGGAACGCGGGAAATCTCGCTGGCCGTGCTGGCGACCAGTCTATCGCTTTTGGTGATCTTCCTGCCCATTGCTTTCATGGGGGGTATTGTCGGCCGCTTCTTCAGTAGCTTCGGGCTGACCGTGGCCTTCGCCATCGTCATGAGCTTGTTCGTCTCGTTCACGCTGACCCCGATGCTCTGCTCGCGGTTTTTAAAGCTCAGCCATTCGAATCAATCCACTGCGCATTCGAAATCGGGTTGGGTCTGGCGTTTGATCGAAGCCGTCACGGGGAGGTCCCTTGCCTGGTCACTCCGTCACCGCTGGATCATGGTGATCATTAGCATCCTGGTCTTTTTCAGCACGATTCCGATTGCCTCCGGTATGGGCTTCAACCTGGTGCCGCGCGATGATACCAGTGAATTTCAGGTCTCCTTCGTCACGCCAGTCGGCTACTCGCTGGACCGCGTCGATCAGGTCGTCACGGAGATTGAAAATCGCTTGATTCAACTGCCGGGGGTAGTGCATCGCTTCACTTCCATTGGCCGCAATAGCGACGGCGGCGGCAAAGGGCAGGGGGATGTGACGCGCGGTTCGATCTATTTCCGAATGAAGGAGTTGAGCGAACGCAATTATAGCCAGTTCGATGTGCAGGAGCGGGCGCGGAAGATTCTGAAAGAATATCCCGATCTGCGCTGTTCGGTTTCGGATGTGTCGGCCTTCGAAGGCAACGGCCAGGACACCCGGACTTTTCAAGTAGTGTTGCTCGGACCTGAGTTGACGAAGCTCGAAAAATATTCCGAAGAACTGGTGCTAAAGCTACGAAAGATTCCCGGCTTGAGTGACGTCGATACCACGATGCTCAACCGCAAGGACGAAGTGCAAGTGGCGATCGATAACGACCGGGCGAGCGATCTGGGAATTCCGGTTCAGACAATCGCGAATACGTTGAATGTGCTGATCGGCGGACAGATTATCAGCCGGTATAAGGAAGGCATTGAACAGTATGATGTCTGGCTGAGAGCCGACAAGGATTTCCGGGCCAATCCGCAGACTATCGGGGCGTTGACCATCCCTTCGCCCAATGCCGGTCCCGTGCAGTTGTCGAATTTGGCAAGAACAATCGAGGATCGCGGGCCGAGCCAGATCGACCGCTATAACCGCCAGCGATCGGTGACGATTCTCGCCAATCCCGAAGGCATTCCGTTGAATGAAGCGGTGACGCGAGCTCGGAAAATCCTGGATGAGATGGAAATACCACCTGAGTACAAAATCGACTTCAAGGGACAGGCCGAAACGCTCGGGGAGACGGGCTACTACTTCATTGTCGCGTTTGTGCTCAGCATTCTGTTCATGTATCTGATTCTGGCGGCCCAGTTTGAAAGTTGGTTCCAGCCCTTGAGTATCCTGGCACCGTTACCTGTCACGATTCCGTTCGGCCTGATTTCGCTGGTTCTGTTCCGATCTTCGATGGATCTTTACGCGATGTTCGGGCTTTTCATGCTGATCGGCATCGTGAAGAAAAACGGCATTTTGCAGATCGATAAAACCAATCAGTTACGCGAGGCGGGAGTTGAACGGGACGAAGCGTTGCGCGAGGCCAATCACACGCGGTTGCGACCGATTCTGATGACGACCATGATGCTGATGGCGGCCATGGTGCCGATTGCGTTGGGGCAAGGGCCAGGCGCCGGCGAACGGGCCAGTATGGCCAAAGTCATCATCGGCGGACAATTGTTGAGCCTGTTTCTGGCTCTGTTGGTCACGCCGGTGGTCTATTCGCTGGTGGATGGGATGTGGAGTTGGGTGAGGAGGAAGGTGGGGGGCGCAAATAAAATTTCGAATTGGTAG
- a CDS encoding DMP19 family protein, protein MPSSKMEEFLRNSSDFEISDSIFCWLCEKYGDSHSADWTNVSHRVVDQIWLASGDLDNGGFCYWLQRKQSPNNFDYKYTMEAFELIGLTEMAKAFKELLSYYPNGVVPEDHNLRLELYEKIPENIRENIDRIASKQNKKIEKPLADFIRVNASDFDSLLEK, encoded by the coding sequence ATGCCCTCATCGAAAATGGAAGAATTTCTACGGAATAGCTCTGATTTTGAGATCAGTGATTCCATTTTCTGCTGGTTATGCGAAAAGTATGGCGATTCCCATTCTGCCGACTGGACTAACGTCAGCCATCGTGTCGTGGATCAAATTTGGTTAGCCAGTGGCGACTTGGATAATGGCGGATTCTGCTATTGGCTTCAAAGGAAGCAGTCTCCAAACAATTTCGATTACAAGTACACGATGGAAGCCTTCGAGTTGATTGGCCTGACTGAGATGGCCAAGGCATTCAAAGAACTACTGTCCTATTATCCGAATGGTGTAGTACCAGAAGATCACAATCTGAGATTGGAACTCTACGAGAAAATACCAGAGAATATCCGCGAAAATATCGATCGGATCGCATCTAAACAGAATAAGAAAATTGAAAAGCCTTTGGCTGATTTTATCCGAGTAAATGCCAGCGATTTCGATTCGCTTTTGGAAAAGTAG
- a CDS encoding WD40 repeat domain-containing protein: MLAPFVLAAFVGLPWWPTLPTFELKAVFAAKVDTFGSKLVYLEDGSLEKNGSFLLVVSMAGNKGKIYWLLPGKSYSELIATLDFFPTAVLKHPTKNAILIGDYNGSIHYFDIEKKKVSSALKVHDTQIADLIYRNKNNQLITLGYDGKVVLLDLLKFQTEKTFQLTAQAFKVRGEKEYHLRTAVLAKEADLLYIGDENCTITVLDLKSGKLLRRYEEHTASVNKLILNKDGSKLFSFSQTGRIVSIDVKTSETKTIVNGFESGICDAFLLKESLYLTKESHLRIFNLDSKKQSYLAPPLGSNEFTNCIYGEDSKKSQFFALTTQDGMVYIYRIKD; the protein is encoded by the coding sequence GTGCTTGCCCCTTTTGTTTTGGCCGCATTTGTAGGTTTACCATGGTGGCCAACTCTCCCTACGTTTGAATTGAAAGCAGTTTTCGCGGCCAAAGTGGATACGTTCGGATCGAAGCTTGTATATCTGGAAGATGGTTCGCTTGAAAAGAATGGCTCTTTTCTTCTCGTTGTTTCGATGGCTGGAAACAAAGGGAAAATTTACTGGTTACTTCCTGGAAAAAGCTATAGCGAATTGATTGCAACGCTCGATTTCTTTCCTACTGCAGTTCTCAAACATCCTACGAAGAACGCCATTTTGATTGGAGATTACAATGGCTCGATTCATTACTTTGATATCGAAAAGAAAAAAGTCTCAAGCGCTCTGAAAGTGCACGATACTCAAATCGCAGATTTGATTTATCGAAATAAAAACAACCAGCTGATTACGCTTGGCTACGATGGAAAAGTTGTACTTTTGGATCTTTTGAAATTTCAGACCGAGAAAACGTTTCAACTCACGGCTCAAGCTTTCAAAGTTCGCGGGGAAAAAGAGTACCATCTTCGCACTGCCGTGCTTGCCAAAGAAGCTGATCTACTCTACATAGGCGATGAGAATTGCACAATTACGGTTCTTGACCTTAAAAGTGGAAAGCTCTTAAGGCGATATGAGGAGCATACAGCTTCGGTCAACAAATTAATTCTGAATAAAGATGGCTCGAAGCTCTTTTCTTTCTCGCAAACTGGTCGCATAGTCAGCATCGACGTCAAAACATCTGAAACGAAAACTATAGTTAACGGCTTTGAGAGTGGGATCTGTGATGCATTTCTTTTGAAGGAATCCTTGTATCTCACCAAAGAGAGTCATCTGAGAATTTTTAATCTGGATTCAAAAAAACAGAGTTATTTGGCACCACCCTTGGGCTCGAATGAATTTACAAATTGCATTTACGGTGAAGATAGTAAAAAATCCCAGTTTTTTGCCCTAACTACTCAGGATGGAATGGTCTATATTTATCGAATAAAAGACTGA
- a CDS encoding efflux RND transporter periplasmic adaptor subunit — translation MLKFVKRLFATLLVLSLCAGGIYFFANGGSLKKSDKEELPPADTSIAPSGVVLVTTAPVSLRQVQRTVESVGTLHGYEEVTIASKVEGRVLKIHHEMADRVKPSEVLLEIDPTDAELNAKQAERALQVELARLGLKDLPDSSYDERKLPAVQQASIRIENSKAKLERATKTGLAVSSEEINERRTELRLAQVEYENQLLLARAGLATVQLKAESLAVARQMLKDTTLRVPTPTQPIPGASSVGGDYAISQRLVSEGSFVRIGTDVFKLVIDQALKLRVQVPERYSSVLDVGQTVNVLSAAYPKAFIGLIKRISPAVDQTTRTFEVEVYVPNSDRQLKPGGFAKASILTKIDHGAVTVPLEAIVSFAGINKIFLMKDGKAREVQVTLGVQTTDWVEIIKPEIPAGSIVITSGQSALAQDSVVQVRPGATK, via the coding sequence ATGTTGAAATTCGTGAAACGACTCTTTGCAACTCTCCTGGTGCTCAGCCTTTGCGCCGGGGGAATCTACTTTTTTGCCAATGGCGGCAGCCTAAAAAAATCGGATAAGGAGGAACTGCCCCCGGCGGATACCTCCATCGCTCCCAGCGGTGTGGTCCTGGTGACCACGGCCCCCGTCTCGCTCCGTCAAGTGCAGCGAACCGTCGAATCAGTCGGTACTCTGCACGGCTACGAGGAAGTGACCATCGCTTCCAAGGTGGAAGGTCGCGTGCTGAAGATTCATCACGAAATGGCGGATCGGGTGAAACCGTCCGAGGTTCTGCTGGAGATCGATCCAACCGATGCGGAGCTGAACGCCAAACAGGCGGAGCGCGCCTTGCAAGTTGAACTGGCTCGACTGGGCCTCAAAGATCTGCCCGACAGCAGCTACGACGAAAGGAAACTGCCTGCCGTGCAGCAAGCTTCGATTCGCATCGAAAACAGTAAAGCGAAACTGGAGCGGGCGACGAAAACCGGGCTGGCCGTGTCCAGTGAAGAAATCAACGAACGGCGAACCGAACTTCGGCTGGCCCAGGTCGAATACGAGAATCAACTTCTCCTGGCCCGGGCCGGACTGGCCACAGTGCAACTGAAAGCCGAATCGCTGGCGGTCGCCCGTCAGATGCTCAAGGACACCACTCTTCGCGTACCCACACCGACGCAACCGATTCCCGGGGCGTCTTCCGTGGGCGGCGACTACGCCATCAGTCAGCGTCTGGTTTCCGAAGGCAGTTTTGTGCGGATAGGTACCGATGTCTTCAAATTGGTCATCGATCAGGCCTTGAAACTCCGCGTTCAAGTGCCGGAACGTTACAGTAGTGTGCTGGATGTGGGACAGACCGTGAATGTGCTCTCGGCGGCGTATCCCAAGGCCTTCATAGGATTGATCAAACGCATCAGCCCGGCCGTGGATCAGACCACTCGTACTTTCGAAGTCGAGGTTTACGTGCCCAATTCAGATCGCCAGCTGAAACCGGGGGGCTTTGCCAAGGCCTCCATTCTCACCAAGATCGATCATGGGGCGGTCACCGTTCCGTTGGAAGCGATTGTTTCGTTTGCCGGCATCAACAAGATCTTTCTGATGAAGGACGGTAAAGCCAGGGAAGTGCAGGTGACCCTGGGCGTGCAGACGACCGACTGGGTGGAAATCATCAAACCGGAAATCCCGGCGGGAAGCATCGTTATTACCAGCGGCCAGTCGGCCCTGGCTCAGGATTCGGTGGTTCAGGTCCGCCCGGGAGCCACGAAATGA
- a CDS encoding DinB family protein, whose translation MISKLIDEYATGAEKPLRAIEALSPAELDAYPIPGTWSIREIIIHLMDSDLVGTERMKRVIAMPKPLLLGYDETAFAKNLFYTTTDAVKCARVFQLNRELFVDVLRKLSPETFDRTGVHSENGLESLKEFVEKYNQHLEGHLVHLYKKRKLLGR comes from the coding sequence ATGATTTCGAAACTGATCGACGAGTATGCCACTGGCGCCGAGAAGCCTTTACGAGCTATCGAGGCTCTGAGCCCGGCCGAGTTGGATGCCTACCCGATTCCAGGTACCTGGAGCATTCGCGAAATTATCATTCACCTGATGGATAGCGATCTCGTGGGTACGGAGCGGATGAAGCGAGTGATCGCCATGCCCAAACCGCTACTGTTGGGCTACGACGAAACGGCCTTTGCCAAAAATCTCTTTTACACCACGACGGATGCCGTCAAGTGTGCAAGGGTCTTTCAGTTGAATCGGGAACTATTCGTGGACGTGCTGCGAAAGCTCTCACCGGAAACTTTTGATCGTACTGGGGTGCACAGCGAAAACGGGCTGGAGTCGCTGAAGGAGTTCGTGGAGAAGTACAACCAACACCTCGAAGGGCACCTGGTGCATCTGTACAAGAAGAGGAAGTTGTTGGGGAGGTGA
- a CDS encoding phage tail protein: MSVRLPLALLLLVFASTAFAQDNSRYFNKREVNIPFFADDREQIQEVQLYASLNGGNWVLVGRAHPNQKRFHFTTDRDGTYDFGVRTVYVNGRSKPERTEDLRPSRRTVIDTIAPQITLRPYAGADKIAGVEWEATDENIDPKSIRLEYRWPGTREWRSIDKDKEFRPKDQQSWNLAGRGNAMEVRVRARDLAGNEAVSDPVTTPPSAGGNFDRGMSDTRGIDRLPDTNKVTDLPPLRPFDTGGLRETNIGSSTSARSSNLIYVNNKEITLEHDFKVGASGYKKAELYVRKPAQTSWILVKNASFADVSGQSSEGKTEGTLTCLFSAETEGIYGFFIRIQNNVEKWSDDEPNRLSQPNVEVMVDMTPPKVTLNPPKIRPAGDGQAIMDLSWLAEDSLSGLQPESLKVEYSETGIGQEWSPIVEQQSGSGNYSWNVPPKIWKVFLRVTARDRSGNIGVYKKEQPVLVDLQKPSVEKVKGYSGGSGGGTRVGTPSPKKLNDIDP; encoded by the coding sequence GTGTCAGTTCGTTTGCCGCTCGCGCTCCTGCTATTAGTGTTCGCGAGTACCGCGTTCGCTCAGGACAATTCCCGCTACTTCAACAAACGTGAAGTGAACATTCCTTTCTTTGCCGACGATCGGGAACAGATTCAGGAAGTGCAGCTTTACGCTTCACTCAACGGCGGCAACTGGGTATTAGTAGGCCGGGCTCATCCCAATCAGAAACGCTTCCACTTCACTACCGATCGAGACGGCACTTACGATTTCGGTGTGCGAACCGTCTACGTGAATGGCCGCAGTAAGCCGGAGCGAACCGAAGATCTACGACCCAGTCGTCGAACTGTAATTGATACGATTGCCCCGCAGATCACTCTCCGGCCTTATGCCGGTGCCGATAAGATTGCCGGAGTCGAATGGGAAGCGACTGATGAGAATATCGATCCGAAATCGATCCGCCTGGAATATCGCTGGCCCGGTACGCGAGAATGGCGCTCGATCGATAAAGACAAAGAGTTTCGGCCCAAGGATCAGCAGTCCTGGAATCTGGCGGGGCGCGGCAACGCCATGGAAGTTCGGGTCCGGGCTCGCGATTTGGCCGGTAACGAAGCGGTCTCCGATCCGGTGACGACACCGCCGAGCGCGGGCGGCAATTTCGATCGCGGCATGTCCGATACCCGCGGGATAGATCGGTTACCCGATACGAATAAAGTGACCGACCTGCCGCCCTTAAGACCTTTCGATACCGGGGGCCTGCGCGAAACCAATATTGGCAGCAGCACCAGTGCCCGCTCCTCGAATTTGATCTACGTCAACAACAAGGAAATCACCCTCGAACACGACTTCAAAGTCGGTGCCTCGGGTTACAAGAAAGCGGAACTCTACGTTCGCAAGCCCGCACAAACGAGCTGGATATTGGTCAAAAACGCCAGCTTTGCGGATGTCAGTGGCCAGAGCTCTGAAGGGAAAACCGAAGGAACTCTGACTTGTCTCTTTTCCGCGGAAACCGAAGGCATCTACGGTTTCTTCATTCGCATCCAGAACAACGTAGAGAAGTGGAGCGACGACGAGCCGAATCGACTATCGCAACCAAATGTCGAAGTGATGGTCGACATGACTCCTCCCAAGGTCACTTTAAATCCGCCGAAGATCCGACCGGCTGGCGATGGCCAGGCGATCATGGATCTTTCGTGGTTGGCGGAGGATTCTCTCTCGGGGCTTCAACCCGAAAGTCTCAAAGTGGAATATTCCGAAACGGGTATCGGCCAGGAATGGTCACCCATAGTTGAGCAACAATCCGGCAGCGGCAACTATAGCTGGAACGTTCCTCCCAAAATTTGGAAAGTCTTTCTTCGCGTGACGGCCCGAGATAGATCGGGGAATATCGGCGTCTACAAAAAAGAGCAGCCGGTGCTGGTCGACCTGCAAAAACCGAGCGTGGAAAAAGTGAAGGGTTATTCCGGTGGAAGTGGAGGAGGCACCCGGGTGGGCACGCCCTCTCCGAAAAAGCTCAACGATATCGATCCGTAA